The DNA segment CTGGTCCCTACCTCagatagaatgtaaaataatcactgggagtggatttttttttttttaaagcttcctagGTGAATCTCAAGTCAGGGATTCACTTTTAGACAAACCAGCTTGATAATTCTCAGTCTTGAAGACCCAGAATGTGGGTACGATTAATTTCAGGCATTTGGGGGCAAGGGAGGACAATCCTGTTGTCTCATAGCCTCCTTGGGGGTATTTAGACATTTAGTGTGGGAGTGGCCTCAAAACAAGGACACCAGGGAAGTTTGCCAAAGACAAACAAGGGTAAGAGAAATGTTGCCTGTCTCATGTGTTTGCTGATTGATTTCTTGGCCTCGGAGAGATCCTGAGACTGGATACAGTGGGGGCACAATGCTAGGTGGGTGAGTGACACCCATTGCTTTGAAAGCAGGAGTGCATGAGTGCCATGAACTGGATGTTCAACTGTACACCTCTCATCTGCAACCCTGAGCTGTGTTTTTGTTTGGGAGATGTCTGAGATAGGTGACTGCACTGTGCCATGTGCTGAGTACTGAGTTTCAGTTACATCACCTTAGTCAGGAGTCCTGGTTTTTAACTTTgtatttctccctcctccctgccttttttttttcccagataatTCACATCTGGAATGCCGAGAAGAAAGCCTTGAAGAGGAGTGGATGGGTTTATTGGGGTACCTATCCAGAATCtctatttgtaaaaaaaagaaaggtaaacagTGGGGTTAGTGCTTCCTATAGGGTTTGGAAATCCAGTTTTAAAGCTTGGTCATTCTATATGttcctgctccttggggagcaAAGGCCCATTTCAGGAAATCCACTTTAGCTGAAGAAACAAATCAGTGTTCACATGGCTTCTTGCAGTCCCAGAACCAAGGGGAGGTGATTGAGTGTCTCAGGTTCTAAAAGGTATGGGCTGCAGACTACCTAGAGGAATAAGACTGAATAAAAAGGATTTTCTGGCAGGTAACAGGGCCTCTGGTACTTTGCTGTTCTTCTGCTCAACTgtgtattttgttgaagattttgaCGGCCTAGATTTTCTGGGACCGTCCACACCCACATAGTGAAGAGAGTCTGCACCTCCTTTTTCTTAATTCTGGTCATCATTCCCTGTGGACCACAGACCATTGTCAATAGCTCATATGTACTTGGAGTTCTCCCAAagtttatctttctgtctttGCCCCAGATTACTGCAAGAAGTACAAAAaacacgtgaggagcagattccaGTGTATTAAAGACAGGAATGCCCGTTTGGGTGAGACTGTGAACCTCAACAAACGCTACACTAGGCTGCGTCTTGTCAAGGAACACCAGAGCCAGcaggagagggagcatgagctCCTGGCCATTGGCAGGACTTCAGCCAAGACGCTGGATAGCCCCATGAGTTCCGTGAATGTGGAATTGCTGTTTGAGCCTGATGACCAACACTTGGAGCCCGTTCACACAGTGGTATTCCAGGGATCGGCAGGCATTGGGAAAACTATACTGGCCAGGAAGATCATGTTGGACTGGGCATCAGACAAAATTTACCAAGACAGGTTTGACTACTTGTTTTATATCCACTGTCGGGAGGTAAGCCTCGGGACACGGAGGAGCCTGGGGGACCTGATTGTCAGCTGCTGCCCTGACCCAAACCCACCCATATGTAAGATTGTGAGCAAGCCTTCCAGGATTCTCTTCCTTATGGATGGCTTCGATGAGCTGCAGGGTGCCTTTGATGAGCATACAGAGGCTCTCTGCACAAACTGGCAGAAGGTGGAGCGGGGAGACATTCTCCTGAGCAGCCTCATCAGGAAGAGGCTGCTTCCTGAGGCCTCTTTACTCATCACCACAAGACCTGTGGCTCTGGAGAAACTGCAGCATTTGCTGGACCGTCCCCGTCATGTGGAGATCCTGGGTTTCTCAGAGGCCAAAAGAAAGGaatatttcttcaagtatttctCAGATGAGCAGCAAGCCACAGAAGCTTTCAGGCTGATTCAGGAGAATGAGATCCTCTTTACCATGTGCTTTATCCCCTTGGTCTGCTGGATTGTGTGCACTGGGTTGAAGCAGCAAATGGACAGTGGCAAGAATCTTGCCCAGACATCCAAGACTACCACTTCAGTGTATATCTTCTTCCTCTCCAGTTTGTTGCAATCTCACAGAGAGACCCAGAAGCACCAAGTCTCTGCCAGCCTCCGGGGTCTCTGCTCGTTGGCAGCAGATGGAATCTGGAACCAGAAAATCCTGTTTGATGAGTGTGACCTTAGGAATCACGGCCTTCAGAAGGCAGATGTGTCTGCTTTCTTGAGAATGAACCTATTCCAAAAGGAAGTGGACTGTGAGAAATTCTACAGCTTCATCCACATGACTTTCCAGGAGTTCTTTGCTGCCATGTACTACCTTCTGGAAGAGGAGGAACAGGGAAGGATGAGGAACCTGCCATGGAGTAGTTCCAAGCTTCCCAACCGAGATGTGAAGGTTCTTCTTGAAAACTATGGCAAATTTGAAAAGGGATATCTGATTTTTGTTGTCCGTTTCCTCTTTGGCCTTGTAAATCAGGAGAGAACCTCCTACTTGGAGAAAAAATTGAGTTGCAAGATCTCTCAACAAATCAGACTGGAGCTGCTCAAATGGATTGAAGAGAAAGCCAAGGGCAAGAATCTGCAGATCCAGCCCAGCCAGCTGGAGTTGTTCTATTGTTTGTATGAGATGCAAGAGGAGGATTTTGTGCGAAAGGCCATGGGCCATTTTCCCAAAATTGAGATCAGTCTTTCCACCAGAATGGACCATGTGGTTTCTTCCTTTTGTATTGAGAACTGTTGCAGGGTGGAATCACTTTCCCTGAGGCTGCTTCATAACTCcccaaaggaggaagaggaggaggaggaagaggagaatgagaaggaaatgCAACACTATGATGTGGATCACTGTGTCCTCCTAGATCCTCATACCACCTATGCTTATCGGTAAGGAGATTTGGCTTCCGGCAGGTGTAGAATAGTAGTGCTGGTCTCCATTTTCTAGCCACCTTTCTCTGGGCACTTGCTGTCTCTCCCTGCTTCTCAACTGTCTTTAAAATGTGGCTGCCACAGCTACATAATAATGCCACCACCACTCATTTCTCCCAGACACCTTCAATGACAGAGGTTGACTAGTAGGGGATAGGAAAGTGGACAAATGGGTGAGGAAAAAGGcaatgaagaaaataagcaaatgattGGTGGATGCCAACTCAGTGCAAGGTATTCTGTGGGGTAGAGAGTTGAATAAAAATGTTGTAAACTCAAATTGCTTGTAATCTACTTGGGGCTCTAGTGCTTAGTATTCAGTTAATACCCAAGGAGCAAAACAACCCCAGTGACTGTCTCACGAGCACAGAAGACAGAAGGCCTTTAGTACTGGGTGCTGAAGGGAGGCTTCTCAGAGGAGTGAGGTTTGAGACTGCCTTGAAGGTTTGGTAGGATATGGGTGAGTGCAGGAGAAGGTAAGGGGATTTTGGCAGTGGGGTCTGGTGTCTGAGGAACAGATTATGCAGGACACTATGGGGAGGGACATGGTTTCATTGGAAGTTATAATGAGGGAAAATTGAGGGTAATAGAGCTGGGAAGGAGAGGGTGATTTTAAGTCCCACATTATGTTTATAACCAGGAAGTCACCAACAGCACCCTCTTCAGGGTCTGTTCATCAATATTGTAGGAGATCAGAAGCTAGTCGCTGTGTCTGAACAGCAAAACAGTTCAGTTGCCTGACCTCTGAAGTCCATGCTTGGGAACTGCCACAGCTATGGTGGGAAGGTGGATGCTCTGTGAATGCTTGGGTTTAACCTGCCTAGAAAACACTTGACATGGGACAAAATTAAGGAGAAAGGGGACTGGTCCTTCCACCAGGGATCATGACTTTTCAACATCCTCTCTCATGCTTGGCACTGCTACTAGGACAACCTTTTTATTTATCACTCAGTCATCAAGGACCACCTGCTAGGGCTTCAGCATTAGCTAAGACCTGTCCCTGCTCACAGCAACTTAAGGTTCAGTTGTGGAGACAGTTGGAAAACAATGATGGACAGTAGAGAGAGATGGACTATGGCAAGAACATCTATAGGATGTACCAGAAACACATGGTGGGAAGCCCTTGACCAGCTGGCCTCTGAGAGACGGAGCATGAGAAACCCAAGTGTGGGCAAAGGGTGGCTTGAACAGAGGGAATAGTGGGTTCAGAGGGCAGAGGTAGTGAAGCAGGGTGTGTCCCTATAATGGCAAATAGTTTAGGGTAGCTGTAgagggtgagaaagagaaagtgagggaAGGAAGCATATCTGCTCTATAGGGCCCCAAAAACTATGCTGAGGAGAAATCTGACCAAGATCACACAGAGCTGTGAAGAAGGCTTACAGAGACTCAGACTAAAACTCCTGATGAAAAGCCTGACACTCATCTCATTAGATGATAGTTACCTTCCTCTGAGGGCAAGAGCTTGCTTTGTGTGTTCCAGAACCTTCTAAAGACCAGCAGCATTGGGCATCCATCCCAtgcttgttagaagtgcaaagcTGCATGTCTAATTCTAGACACACaaagtcagaatctgcattttaacaagagcTGCACATTGGAACCACTGCAAGTCTTAAGAATATTGATGTATGTGGTCCCATCTCAGAGATTCTGATATTAGTCTCATGGTGTCACCTGGCCTAGGGATTTTTGGCAGCATTGCTGATGCTATTATGCAGCCCATGTGAGAAGTGGTCTCTGGGTCACTTAGCAGAGTGACCAAGGCCGTGGGCAGGATGGCTGACTgatgagagagggaagagaaagacacCTGGGGGAGGCTCCGGAGGGTGTACAAAGGCAGCAAGTCACAGACTCATGCTATTTCCATAATAGAGTGTGCAGGATAGTCTTAccaggctgccccctcccctcccgtcccTGGCTTTGTTATTCCTCAGTAGGCCATTTGTGGTTCTGTGAGTCAGCTCTTAATCCTCAGGAGGTCTTTGTCtgaactgatttttcttttctttctttcttgtttacaATTTCTAGGTTGGTGAATTGCCAGGTCACTGTCAGCCTTTGGCAGGGTCTCTTCTCAGTCCTGAGCAGAAACTCACTGAGTCTCACTGAACTGAATCTCAGTGACAATGCTCTGGGGGACCAAGGGGTAAATGTGTTATGTGAAATGCTCCAGCATCCTGGCTGTAATATTCGGAAATTGTGGTAagaacctgtgtgtgtgtgtgtgtgtgtgtgtgtgcgcgcgcgtgcgctCACCTGTTGCATGTATTtatgagtgagacagagagaggaagacccCAGATCAGTGgtttattagttttctagggctgctatATAACAAAGTAACACAAACCAAGAGGCTCAAACAATAGAAATTCATTATTTCATAGTCCTGGTGGCTGGATGTTCAAgatgaaggtgtcagcagggctggtttctcctgaggcctttcTTACTGACTTGTAGATGATGgtcttcttcctgtgtcttcacatggtctctGTGTTCATGTTGGCTCTCCTCAAGCATACCAGTTGTGTTGAATTGGGGCCTGTCCTGATGACCTCATTTAAAGCCTGagttccaaataaagtcacaattCTGAAATCCTAGggattaagacttcaacatatggtTTTTTTGGAGAGGTggacacagttcagtccataacaagTGAGAAGGAAGAATGGATCAGAGGCCAGTTGTTTGGGAAGTTTCAAATGGGGAAGAAGGTAGGGGAAGTGAAAGGCCTGTGTTGGTGATGCAACGAAAAGCGCATGACCTTCATGATCTTCCATTTCCTCACTGGCCATCCTCATAGATGAGAATTGGAGAGTTTTGTCATATACAATGGCTACTTGGGCTGGAcctcatgaaaatattttgtataagggcacttggatggctcagtggttgagcatctgcctttggctgaggtcgtgatcctggggtcccaagatcaagtcccgcattgggctctctgtagggagcctgcttctttctctgcctgtgactctgacTCTCCCTCCATGTCTTATTTAAGCATCTAATCACACTAGGGCACCCACCAGGGCATTTAGGTAAGGGAATGGTATAATGCAGGATAAATTACAAATTCTTTTCTTACCTTCAAGGCTCTGGCTGGTTTTGGCTCTTTACCTGCCTCTCTATCTCCATCCCACACCAGTCTCCTCAACTGCCCTGGTGGGTGCCCCTGTGTAAttccagagagggagacacaatGAGGGAGACATGGGTGATTCTGAGATATTTTGGAGGTAAACAGGGGTTTAGTTACACATTTATTTCTGGTTGGTGTGAAGATAGTAGCAGAAAGgaagattgttatttatttatttatttatttatgtttttatgtttttatttatttgacagagagagagagatcacaagcagggggaggggcagagggagagggaaaagcaggttccccactgagcagggagcccaacatgggctccattccaggatcctgggatagtgACCCAGCttcactgatggagccacccaggtacccctggaagATTGTTTAACAGGCTCTAGGATGATGAATTATTCACCTAGAAAGGAGAATGTTGTTCTTGCTCCTCTGACAGGGACACAAAGTGTTGTtattggtggtgatggtgataatggtgtgtgtgtgtgtgtctgtgtgtgtgtgtgtgtcgttgTAAAACAAGTCAAGAACTAGAGATTCCTGCTGTTTCAGTGTAGGTGGGGGGCTGGTAATTGATCTTTAAACAGAACAATGGGAACAGGATTGACAAAGAGAAGTAGATGGGTAAAACCCTAGAGAGACCACCTGAGGGATTTTCACAGTGAGGAATGTGTGATGACGAGGTGGAACACACAGGTTCACCACCTTTTCCATTTATAAGACAGGGACATGCCATGTACACATTGGAGAGCTGACCATTATTTACATAGAGAGTTCACTGAGCCCGGGAGCCAAAGTCACACTAAAACTCAGGCTGCATACAGGCGTTCTGATAAGATCACACTTTCATGtaactttcattaaaattttccttttgtaatgTGAGAATGCAAATGCCCCTGTTTGGTGCTGAAAACAAGCACAGACCAGAAGGCAGTGACAGAGAAACAGCCTGTGTTCTGATGCTTCTGCTTCTGTGCTTGGAATGAAGGTTGGGGCAGTGCTGCCTTTCCTATCAGTGCTGCTTCAACATCTCCTCGGTCCTGAGCAACAACCAGAAGCTGGAGGAATTGGATCTCAGCCACAACGCCCTGGGAGACTTTGGAATTAGACTTCTTTGTGTGGGGCTGAAGCATCTGTTCTGCAATCTGAACAAGCTTTGGTGAGTCTGAATTATTTTCCTTCACAAAGCGTGAGCTGTGGCTTCGATGATTCATGATGGGCTACAGTTTTCGCATGAGAATGGCCATCACTGTTCAGAAGATTTCCAGATGTTGATCAATAATTCAGTCAGTTATGTTTATTGTGGGAAGAGCTACATACTAAGCCTTAGGGAAGGAGCTTAAAGAATCAAATCATGCTCGCTTTTAAGGTATTTACAGTCTAGCTAAGAAAGTAAAACCAGTGTAATGCATTGCTCCGGAAGAATTTTGGGAGTTGATGACAAGTTCTTGGTCTCCATGCTAAGCAAGAAGAGAGGTGCTAACACAATACAGACACCTGGTATTTTACGCAGCCTTTCATTTACTGCTTCTGGGAGACTTGAattttgaagaagagaaaacactTGAAAATGGTAGTGACGATTCACACCCATTAGGAGGACTGttataaaaccaaaccaaaccacaagGGTAGATgagcatgtggagaaattggaactatAACgcattgctgatgagaatgtaaaggGTATGGCCAGTGTGGGATATAGAATGTCAGTTCCTCAGaaacatgacccagcaattttacttctgggtaCATACAAAGAGAGTGAAATCAGGCACCCAAATGTGTATTTGCACATCTGTGTcaacagcagcattatttacaatagccagaaaGTGGAAATACCTCAAATATCCATTGATGAATAAATGTGGGTGGGATTGCAGTTGGGAGTCAGGGAATGTGGTACAGACATGCATCTATCCTTAACAGGAATTTGGACACATCCtgcaatgtggatgaacctgAAAGACattaaactaattaaaataagCCATACATAGAGGGGAGATATGTACAATTTCACTCACAGGAAGcacctaaaatagtcaaattcacagagacaagAAGTAGAAGAGTGggtcccaggggctgggggagggaggtatggggagttagtgtttagtGGACACTGATTTCCAGTTTGGGAAAGATGAAAAACttctggagatggatgggggTCACAGTTACACAGAGAAGACACTTAAATGCTcgtgaactgtacacttaaattGGGTTGCAATGGTGAATGTTATGCcatgtatattttacactatatGGATTAGTGCAGGGACCCGAAGAGATGTAGATTGGGCATGGGCTGGAAGGTGTTTCCTTGGTATTAtgccaaaggaaaggaaatagaaagttTGAGTAGTTTGGATGTGCTTCCCATGTGCGGACTGGACTAGAGGCAGCATCAGAGCCAGCGCTTCCGTGATTCACAGCGTGAGATGAGAGAAGTGAATGACACTCTGCCATCTCTGTGGAAGGTTGGTCAGTTGCTGTCTCACACCAGCATGTTGTGAGGACCTTGCATCTGTGCTGAGCACCAACCAGTCCCTGACCAGACTCTACCTGGGGGAAAATGCCCTGGAAGATGCAGGAGTTGGAGTTCTATGTGAAAAAGCAAAGCACCCACAATGTAAACTTCAGAGACTGGGGTAAGTCATTGTGGGTGTCTCAGTGGAGAAGCAAACACCCCCTCCTTAGGGATGTAATGGGAAACACGATGGGGTTTGCTCTGTGAAAGTTGGTCAGATGGAATGGAGGGTAGAGAACGGAGGAGCCAGTATGTGAGGTGGTTGCAGGTGTTAGATACTACTTTCTACTGTAAGGTATTTATGACCCCGAACTGGAGATTCTTAGAGTTGAAGGAAACTGTAGGGGCTGTTGAGCCCAGGCCCCCCACTTGCTCCTCAGACACTCACACGGATAGTTACTGGCTTCACGTGTGAACACTTCGAAGCACACCATCATTGCTGCCCAGTGAAGCCACAGCAGGAGGACAGAGTTGTGTCTATGCAGCACCTTCTTTGGTTTCTGGGGTTGGTCCTTGTTTCACCCCCCAGGGCTCTGCTGAGAGATGTTGATCTCAATTCCCCAGAGACCACACTCGAACTCTAGGCTTCTCCTCTCTTGCCTGGACGTCTCTGAATTCTCAAGAAGGATGCGGCTTCCCACCTTCGCCTATGTAGTCATGCTGTCCCAGGAAGGGCTTCTCTGTTCATGTCCCTCTGAGAAGTATACTGCCAAGACCTGAGCCTAATACTCCTAAAGATATGTGGTGGTTTTTTCACCCCCTGTGGCAGGGCACTGTGTTGTCACAGGGGGCCCTATGGTTTCCTTGTGCTTCTGGCAGGCACATTGCATCACAACTTCATATTGGAATTCTGTAGTAAATAATAACGTGAAATTCTGGcgtgtttccttccttcctccctccctcccttccttccttccttccttccttccttccttccttccttccttcctttcattatttttaaaatatttatctatttatttgagagagacagagagagcgagcatgaccAAGGTGCCagccatggggctccatcccagaaccctgggatcatgacctaagccaaaggcagatgcttcactgactgagcaccccagcacccctctGGCATGTTTTCTAACACTAACAACCAAATCTCTACAGAACCCAACTGCGTGTCTCACATGTCAGTTCAGATCTGACACTATATACTCAGAGTTGGCGCAGACCCCACAGGTCAAGAGCCTAGTCCTGTATGCTCCCCATGCTGGCAATGTCAGATACCAATGCAGGTAGTGGGCACAGTTCACTTGCACATCTCTTTGACTCAGCTATGAACTGGGGACTTCCACAATCCCCTCTCAGGTTTGAAaatttgctagaacagctcacagaaatcagagaaacacaacttacatttattataaaatatattataaagaatGTAAATAAACAGCTAGATGAAGAGTCATATAGGCTGAGATCTGGAGCACAGGGACTCTGTCCCCATGTAGTTGTGGTTGGCCACACTCCCAGCACACAGATGCTTTCTTCAACCTAGAAGGTCTCTGAATCTCATTATTCAGAGAGTTTACAGAGTTTAATCTCTggccttcctcctttctccttccttgagTTTGGTGGGTGGGGCTGAAGGTTCCAATTCGCTAATCACTTGGTcattctggtgaccagccccatcCTAAGGGCATCTATGGGTCTCACCTTCAGCCACCCCATTAGTATAAACTCAGGTGTGCTCAGAGGGGGCTCCTTTGAGTTGCAAAAGAGACTGCTCCACTTTGGACATTCCAAAGGTGTTAGAAGCCCTGTGCCAGAAactgcatatatacatatttctgcAAACTAAACTGCAAACTATACATATTTCTCATTACGACACAAAAATAACAACTGATAATCATGTACCTAAACATGATCAGTGTCTCCAACTTCAATAGGAAAAAATGAGGCTAAGAGAGCATAAGACATTTGCCCAAGGACACCCAGATCGAAGGCAGTGGAGCATGTGCAAACAGCCCAGTGCAGTGCACTGCCTCATGATGTCGTGTCTGTCTAGGGGGCTTCCACGTCCTGCTTCATCAACCTGCATGGGCCTCACCTTCAGCTCTGCTAGGTGTCCTCTTACCTTTCTTTTGATGAATTGTTTAGGCATTTTTGAATTGTGGTTCTGTCAATGTTATCTATCTACAACAAGCAAACCGTAAATGTCTTTGTTCCCATTACTGATATGAATAGGAATCCACGTCAGCACCAAGACATAATAGAGCAGGGAGGGTCTTCACTGAGAAATAATCCCTTAATTCATCCTTACGAGCCACATGTGGTTACACCACTGTGTTATCCTTCCACCTGTCCCATCAACCCACCCGCACGTGTCACAGTGCCTCTGTCCTCAAAGAACACTGTATCCAACACCTCCACATCCTCTCAGCATAACTCAACCTCAGCAATTTGGCCTCTGCAACTCTTGGTTTGTTCAAAGGCGTCCTTGGGCCTCTTTACTTGTGAGCACTCTGGGGGTTTGCCTGTAGGTGCCGACAGTAGCAGTGAGTGAGGCAGACCAAGAGTCACTGCTTACAGGGGGCAGTGTACCTCAGACAGCAGGCAAACAATGTGTAATACATCTATGGGGTATCATAAAACCTGGAGTTGATGGTGAGGGCTGCTTTCTTGGCCAGGTGGGCAGCAAATGTCTCCCGAGTGGCCTAGGATCAGGTACTAACTGCAGGGGAATTGTGAGCTCTGAAGGAGCCAGGGGAAAAGGAATACtccagggaaaaaagagaagtggaGAGACCCAGAGCACAGACTCTCAGAGGGCCCTCAGTGGTTCCAGTTCTGACTTGAACAGCCTCCCCAGTCTCTACTTAACATCTGTTGCTTTTCATTTACTTATCACCTTCCTCTTGTTTTTGGAGAATTACTCAGTCTTTCCTGCTATTTCTAcagcttctgtttctctgggtCCTGCACTGACTTCTCTTCCTGTGGTATGGGGATTTCAccactggttttcttttcttactgaTGTTTGTACCCTCTCTGGGACCACTCCTGTGCCCCTTAGCTTCAAAAACAATGTGGAGAGAGATAGCTCTGAAAACAAGTCTTAAACCCACATATGATtcattagcttttcttttctttctttcttcttcttttttaaaaaatagatttagatGTCttggagcagttttagattcacagcaggATGGGGAGGAAAGTATGGGAATTTCTACATACTCTTTCCCCACTCATGCATAGATTCCCCTGTCATCAACATCACTGAACAGGGTGATACATTCGTTATAATTGAGGAGTTgatgacacatcataatcacacAAAGTGCACAGTTTACATTGGAATTCACTCTTGCTTATGCACATTGTGTGAGTTTGGATCAGTGTATGACCGCATGTATCTACTACTGTAGTAATACAGAAAGTAGTTTCCCtgccccttttctttttccttaccactttggattcctttttttttcttttttgtctgattgctacAACTAGGATTTCcagaactatgttgaataaaagttgtgagagtggacattcttgtcttgttcctgaccttagaataaaaatttttagcttttcaccattgaatatgatgttatctgtgggtttttcacataaggcttttattatgttgaggtatgttccctacAAACCCATAttgttgggagtttttatcatgaatggatgttgtattttgttaagtgatttttctgcatgtattgagatgatcctatggtttttgtcctttctcttagTAATGTGATGTATCACTTTGATGGGTTTGCAAACATTGAAGTACTCTTGCACCTCTGAATAAATACTACTTGACCATGATGAATGatgttttaatgtattgttgaatattttgttgagaattttttcatctatgttcatcagtgatattggcctaggcttctctctttctctctctctctctctctctctctctctcttttttttttggtagtgtatttttctggttttggtatcagggtaatgaatgaatctggaagttttgtaatagtttgagaagaataggtattaatgtttctctaaatgtttggtagaattcacctgtgtcTGGACCTGGGCTTTGTTTGTTGGTAATTTTTTGATTACCGACAAAATTTCATTAATtgatcttttcatattttctatttcttcctgattcaattttggagaagtatgtttctaagaatttatccatttcttataggttgtccaacttgttggcatatacattttcataaaattctCTTATCTTTATTTGTGCTTCTGTGAAGttaattgttatttcttctccttcatatctgattttatttatctgactcCTCTTTATTTCTTGGTaagtctggctaagggtttatcaattttctttacagtttcaaagaaccagctcctgatttcaatGATCCTTTCCATTGTTTCTttagtttctatttaatttactcatgtgctgatctttattatttccttatttctactAGTTTTGGTTTTGTTAGTTCATCTTTTTTTGCTCTTTCAGGTGTTAGGTTAGGcagtttatttgagatttttcttgtttcttgaggtaagtGTGTATTGGCAGTAAGCTTTCTCTTGGAACAGCTTTTACTGCATACCAAAGATTTTGGGTTGTTGTATTTCCATCTGCATTTGtctccatgtttttaaaaatttcctctttgattttatgGATGACCCATTAGTTGTTTA comes from the Canis aureus isolate CA01 chromosome 9, VMU_Caureus_v.1.0, whole genome shotgun sequence genome and includes:
- the NLRP3 gene encoding NACHT, LRR and PYD domains-containing protein 3 isoform X4, which codes for MASVRCKLARYLEDLEDADFKKFKMHLQDYPSQKGFSPLPRSQTEKADHMDLATLMIDFNGEEKAWAMAVWIFAAINRRDLYEKAKRDELEWDNSHLECREESLEEEWMGLLGYLSRISICKKKKDYCKKYKKHVRSRFQCIKDRNARLGETVNLNKRYTRLRLVKEHQSQQEREHELLAIGRTSAKTLDSPMSSVNVELLFEPDDQHLEPVHTVVFQGSAGIGKTILARKIMLDWASDKIYQDRFDYLFYIHCREVSLGTRRSLGDLIVSCCPDPNPPICKIVSKPSRILFLMDGFDELQGAFDEHTEALCTNWQKVERGDILLSSLIRKRLLPEASLLITTRPVALEKLQHLLDRPRHVEILGFSEAKRKEYFFKYFSDEQQATEAFRLIQENEILFTMCFIPLVCWIVCTGLKQQMDSGKNLAQTSKTTTSVYIFFLSSLLQSHRETQKHQVSASLRGLCSLAADGIWNQKILFDECDLRNHGLQKADVSAFLRMNLFQKEVDCEKFYSFIHMTFQEFFAAMYYLLEEEEQGRMRNLPWSSSKLPNRDVKVLLENYGKFEKGYLIFVVRFLFGLVNQERTSYLEKKLSCKISQQIRLELLKWIEEKAKGKNLQIQPSQLELFYCLYEMQEEDFVRKAMGHFPKIEISLSTRMDHVVSSFCIENCCRVESLSLRLLHNSPKEEEEEEEEENEKEMQHYDVDHCVLLDPHTTYAYRLVNCQVTVSLWQGLFSVLSRNSLSLTELNLSDNALGDQGVNVLCEMLQHPGCNIRKLWLGQCCLSYQCCFNISSVLSNNQKLEELDLSHNALGDFGIRLLCVGLKHLFCNLNKLWLVNSGLTPGCCPALASMLSTNQKLTHLYLRGNALGDTGVKLLCEGLLHPNCKLQILELDGCSLTSHCCWDLSTLLTSSKSLRELSLGSNDLGDLGVMLLCEVLKQQGCILQSLRLCEMYFNYDTKCALQTLQEEKPELTIVFEPFGSDRSRLPDASVWAPCHLGVHKWERALLHPG
- the NLRP3 gene encoding NACHT, LRR and PYD domains-containing protein 3 isoform X5 produces the protein MGLLGYLSRISICKKKKDYCKKYKKHVRSRFQCIKDRNARLGETVNLNKRYTRLRLVKEHQSQQEREHELLAIGRTSAKTLDSPMSSVNVELLFEPDDQHLEPVHTVVFQGSAGIGKTILARKIMLDWASDKIYQDRFDYLFYIHCREVSLGTRRSLGDLIVSCCPDPNPPICKIVSKPSRILFLMDGFDELQGAFDEHTEALCTNWQKVERGDILLSSLIRKRLLPEASLLITTRPVALEKLQHLLDRPRHVEILGFSEAKRKEYFFKYFSDEQQATEAFRLIQENEILFTMCFIPLVCWIVCTGLKQQMDSGKNLAQTSKTTTSVYIFFLSSLLQSHRETQKHQVSASLRGLCSLAADGIWNQKILFDECDLRNHGLQKADVSAFLRMNLFQKEVDCEKFYSFIHMTFQEFFAAMYYLLEEEEQGRMRNLPWSSSKLPNRDVKVLLENYGKFEKGYLIFVVRFLFGLVNQERTSYLEKKLSCKISQQIRLELLKWIEEKAKGKNLQIQPSQLELFYCLYEMQEEDFVRKAMGHFPKIEISLSTRMDHVVSSFCIENCCRVESLSLRLLHNSPKEEEEEEEEENEKEMQHYDVDHCVLLDPHTTYAYRLVNCQVTVSLWQGLFSVLSRNSLSLTELNLSDNALGDQGVNVLCEMLQHPGCNIRKLWLGQCCLSYQCCFNISSVLSNNQKLEELDLSHNALGDFGIRLLCVGLKHLFCNLNKLWLVSCCLTPACCEDLASVLSTNQSLTRLYLGENALEDAGVGVLCEKAKHPQCKLQRLGLVNSGLTPGCCPALASMLSTNQKLTHLYLRGNALGDTGVKLLCEGLLHPNCKLQILELDGCSLTSHCCWDLSTLLTSSKSLRELSLGSNDLGDLGVMLLCEVLKQQGCILQSLRLCEMYFNYDTKCALQTLQEEKPELTIVFEPFGSDRSRLPDASVWAPCHLGVHKWERALLHPG